From a region of the Bradyrhizobium sp. KBS0727 genome:
- a CDS encoding D-2-hydroxyacid dehydrogenase family protein, whose protein sequence is MTRLRCAILDDYLDVAQKVADWSKVADRVDVTVFNQPFATTEAAASALKDFEIICAMRERTPFPRELFAALPNLKLLITSGMRNAAIDMEAAKDHKVVLCGTQWARDPTAPLTMGLILELTRNIGRENARMHAGEPLQKFVGMEIEGRTLGVVGLGKLGTKVSKLAQAFGMNVIAWSPNLTPEKCKEAGVGYATKEELFATADIVTIHVVLSQRSRGLVGAADLARMKPTAYLVNTARGPIVDESALLDALTQKTIAGAGIDVFSVEPLPVDHPFRKLDNLVLTPHLGYVTEDSFRNHYTQMVDGIDAWFKGETPRRLA, encoded by the coding sequence ATGACGCGGCTGCGCTGTGCGATTCTCGACGACTATCTCGATGTGGCCCAGAAGGTTGCGGACTGGTCCAAGGTCGCCGACCGCGTTGACGTCACCGTCTTCAACCAGCCCTTTGCAACGACCGAGGCCGCCGCCAGCGCCCTGAAGGATTTCGAGATCATCTGCGCGATGCGCGAGCGCACGCCGTTTCCGCGGGAGCTGTTTGCGGCTTTGCCCAACCTGAAGCTCCTGATCACCTCGGGCATGCGCAACGCCGCGATCGACATGGAAGCCGCCAAGGACCACAAGGTGGTGCTGTGCGGCACACAATGGGCCCGCGATCCGACCGCACCCCTGACCATGGGCCTGATCCTGGAGCTGACCCGCAATATCGGCCGCGAGAACGCGCGCATGCATGCCGGCGAACCGCTGCAGAAATTCGTCGGCATGGAAATCGAGGGCCGGACCCTCGGCGTCGTCGGTCTCGGCAAGCTCGGCACCAAGGTGTCGAAACTCGCCCAGGCGTTCGGCATGAACGTCATCGCCTGGAGCCCGAACCTGACGCCGGAGAAGTGCAAGGAAGCCGGTGTCGGCTACGCCACCAAGGAGGAATTGTTCGCGACCGCCGACATCGTCACCATCCACGTCGTGCTGAGCCAGCGCTCGCGCGGGCTGGTCGGGGCGGCCGACCTCGCGCGCATGAAGCCGACGGCCTATCTCGTCAACACCGCGCGCGGGCCGATCGTCGACGAGAGCGCGCTGCTGGACGCGCTGACCCAGAAGACGATCGCGGGCGCCGGCATCGACGTGTTCTCGGTCGAGCCGCTTCCGGTCGATCATCCGTTTCGCAAGCTCGACAATCTCGTGCTGACGCCGCATCTCGGCTACGTCACCGAAGACAGTTTTCGCAACCACTACACCCAGATGGTCGACGGCATCGACGCCTGGTTCAAGGGCGAAACGCCGCGCCGATTGGCGTAG
- a CDS encoding L,D-transpeptidase — MMINRILTICAAVAVGAAGASLAQAQQSYPVPPGAVNSAAPGPYVPGGYAIDERRGPGVPDFDALEDDEAPNAQSSTALSPPGPVLSPADPRYGRPAGAPVYSDRGPPIPTGPVMSPDDPRYGRPAGPPPVIYGDRAPGSPQPVYSDRGDNRVPGAGIVYPNDDRGGLRPPEAVGAAPAAGATGSVQQQAPVGADGRPVQLSALPPEEQPDAAPAQLPPNLRRQEVAFPTKEPAGTIVVDTPNTYLYYVLGGGRAIRYGVRVGRDGFTWTGVQKISRKAEWPDWHPPTEMIERQPYLPRFMAGGPGNPLGARAMYLGSTVYRIHGTNQPSTIGKFVSSGCIGMLNEDVSDLFERTKVGTRVVVMPGGPPPGTATASAAPPPGGPAAGGPAPSQAQLGPIPGTQPTVVPPLPAPVTVR; from the coding sequence ATGATGATTAACCGCATTCTGACGATTTGTGCTGCCGTTGCCGTCGGCGCGGCAGGAGCTTCGCTTGCGCAGGCGCAGCAGTCCTATCCGGTGCCTCCAGGCGCGGTGAATTCGGCCGCTCCAGGACCCTATGTGCCCGGTGGCTACGCGATCGATGAACGCCGTGGCCCCGGCGTGCCCGACTTCGACGCCCTGGAAGACGACGAGGCGCCGAACGCGCAGAGTTCGACCGCGCTGTCGCCGCCCGGCCCGGTGCTGTCGCCGGCTGATCCGCGTTATGGCCGTCCCGCCGGTGCACCGGTTTACTCGGACCGTGGTCCGCCGATTCCCACCGGCCCGGTGATGTCGCCCGATGATCCCCGTTACGGTCGCCCGGCCGGCCCGCCGCCGGTGATCTATGGCGATCGCGCGCCTGGTTCGCCGCAGCCGGTCTATTCCGATCGCGGCGACAATCGCGTTCCCGGTGCCGGCATCGTCTATCCGAATGATGACCGCGGCGGTCTGCGGCCGCCCGAGGCCGTTGGTGCCGCGCCCGCGGCCGGCGCTACCGGATCGGTTCAGCAACAGGCCCCGGTCGGAGCCGACGGCAGGCCGGTACAACTTTCAGCGTTGCCGCCGGAAGAGCAGCCGGATGCTGCTCCCGCGCAGCTGCCGCCGAACCTGCGTCGCCAGGAAGTTGCGTTCCCGACCAAGGAGCCCGCGGGCACCATCGTCGTCGATACGCCCAACACCTATCTCTATTACGTGCTGGGTGGCGGTCGCGCGATTCGCTACGGCGTTCGCGTCGGCCGCGATGGTTTCACCTGGACCGGCGTGCAGAAGATCAGCCGCAAGGCCGAGTGGCCGGATTGGCATCCGCCGACCGAAATGATCGAACGCCAGCCCTATCTGCCGCGCTTCATGGCCGGCGGCCCCGGCAATCCGCTCGGCGCGCGTGCGATGTATCTCGGATCGACGGTCTACCGTATTCACGGCACCAACCAGCCCTCGACGATCGGCAAGTTCGTCTCGTCCGGCTGCATCGGCATGTTGAACGAGGACGTGTCCGATCTGTTCGAGCGCACCAAGGTCGGAACCCGCGTAGTGGTCATGCCCGGTGGTCCGCCGCCGGGAACCGCGACCGCTTCGGCCGCGCCGCCGCCCGGTGGCCCCGCGGCAGGTGGTCCCGCGCCGTCGCAGGCCCAACTGGGGCCCATTCCCGGCACGCAGCCGACCGTCGTGCCGCCGCTGCCCGCGCCGGTCACGGTTCGCTAG
- the sseA gene encoding 3-mercaptopyruvate sulfurtransferase, producing the protein MTATDDPLVSTDWLAAHIDDPKVKVIDASFKLPGVLPLPVDDYLAAHIPGAVYFDVDAISDHDNPRPHMFPDAAQFARDIAGLGISTGDTVVAYDSGGWVAAPRAWWMFLSFGYANVKVLDGGLKKWTQEGRPTHSGRVTAKPGKFTAKLDPSYIRSQAQVLANVGTRAEQLVDARPRGRFEGTAPEPRPDSRSGHIPGSRNVPYAELFDAKTGAMKPLDELRKAFAGAGVDMTKPIVTTCGSGVSALVLTLALYRLGVRGSALYDGSWSEWGLPDGPPIATGPA; encoded by the coding sequence ATGACCGCCACCGACGATCCGCTTGTCTCAACCGACTGGCTCGCCGCGCATATCGACGATCCCAAGGTCAAGGTGATCGATGCGTCGTTCAAGCTGCCCGGCGTGCTGCCGCTGCCGGTCGACGACTATCTCGCCGCGCATATTCCAGGTGCCGTGTATTTCGACGTCGATGCGATCTCGGATCATGACAATCCGCGACCGCATATGTTTCCCGATGCGGCGCAGTTCGCGCGTGACATTGCCGGGCTCGGCATTTCCACGGGCGACACCGTGGTCGCCTACGATTCCGGCGGTTGGGTCGCGGCACCACGGGCGTGGTGGATGTTCCTGTCGTTCGGCTACGCCAACGTGAAGGTGCTGGATGGCGGCTTGAAGAAATGGACGCAGGAAGGCCGCCCGACCCACTCCGGCAGGGTCACGGCGAAGCCCGGCAAGTTCACGGCGAAGCTCGATCCCAGCTACATCCGCAGCCAGGCGCAGGTGCTTGCCAATGTCGGCACGCGCGCCGAGCAACTGGTCGATGCGCGCCCGCGCGGGCGTTTCGAAGGTACCGCTCCGGAGCCGCGGCCGGACTCCCGCTCCGGCCATATCCCCGGCAGCCGCAACGTGCCCTATGCGGAATTGTTCGACGCCAAGACCGGCGCGATGAAGCCGCTCGACGAATTGCGCAAGGCGTTTGCCGGCGCCGGTGTCGACATGACGAAGCCGATCGTCACCACCTGCGGCTCCGGCGTCTCGGCGCTGGTGCTGACGCTTGCGCTCTATCGCCTCGGCGTACGCGGCTCCGCGCTGTATGACGGATCCTGGTCCGAATGGGGATTGCCCGACGGGCCGCCGATCGCGACCGGTCCGGCGTGA